The proteins below are encoded in one region of Rhododendron vialii isolate Sample 1 chromosome 7a, ASM3025357v1:
- the LOC131332855 gene encoding uncharacterized protein LOC131332855, whose product MTRIEGWCQLIESKAERGIWKSTSSKTETASAAASAPTLVSTPKKRVNNIKLSPRKGPKPSNFNAEKTVFTSPISWIINQVKDQPFFSFSNQKLGTENGKIKNPIVRCSYHNEQGHFTTACKPFKAYLELLVAEGHLDNFIDHEKTRARAQCTENHAEEEVQTIHVIHEPLNSEAACIICAELNDATFSKHVMLLGPESKRPRTDAGSKWTITFTEKDLDRIQLSHYNAFVVTLLIRTYNVRRVLIDQGSSAKVMYYSLFKNLKLSDTDLHLSEVPLIGFSGTTVWPLSKITLPIHAGSVVLDIEFVVVDVPSPYNAIVGRTWLHKLKAIASYYH is encoded by the coding sequence ATGACTCGCATCGAAGGATGGTGTCAGCTTATTGAATCAAAGGCCGAGAGGGGCATCTGGAAGTCCACGAGCTCAAAGACGGAGACAGCTTCAGCGGCCGCTTCGGCTCCCACACTTGTTTCAACTCCTAAGAAGCGGGTCAATAACATCAAGCTGTCGCCAAGGAAAGGACCAAAGCCTAGCAACTTCAACGCCGAGAAAACAGTCTTTACCTCTCCAATCTCCTGGATCATCAACCAGGTGAAAGATCagcctttcttctccttctcgaACCAAAAGCTTGGCACCGAGAACGGGAAAATCAAAAACCCTATCGTTCGGTGCAGTTACCACAATGAGCAAGGTCACTTTACCACCgcttgcaagcccttcaaggcctacttggagtTGCTAGTCGCGGAAGGCCATCTCGATAACTTCATTGACCACGAAAAGACAAGGGCCCGAGCACAGTGCACCGAAAACCATGCCGAAGAAGAGGTTCAAACGATCCATGTTATCCACGAACCTCTCAACTCTGAGGCCGCTTGTATCATCTGTGCTGAACTGAACGATGCCACTTTTTCCAAGCACGTCATGTTGCTCGGTCCCGAGTCAAAGCGCCCCAGGACCGACGCCGGCTCCAAGTGGACCATCACCTTTACCGAGAAAGACCTCGACCGCATCCAGCTCTCGCACTACAACGCCTTCGTAGTCACACTGCTCATCAGAACCTATAACGTGCGACGCGTCCTCATtgaccagggcagctcggccaAGGTCATGTACTACTCTTTGTTTAAAAACCTGAAGCTCTCGGATACCGACCTCCATCTTTCTGAAGTTCCCCTCATCGGGTTCAGCGGAACCACGGTATGGCCCCTCAGTAAGATCACTCTCCCCATCCACGCCGGTTCAGTGGTCCTTGACATAGAGTTTGTGGTGGTTGACGTTcctagcccttacaacgcaATCGTCGGGCGCACCTGGCTCCATAAGTTGAAGGCCATCGCCTCCTATTATCACTAG
- the LOC131332856 gene encoding uncharacterized protein LOC131332856, protein MRYLPLEKLVLTLVSASRKLAPYFQSHRIIVLTEYPLESLLWKADLSNRISQWAVELANYEIHFQPRTSIKAQALADFIAELTPTNPPASDPAPSTEVILQASPSTAWKLFHRDVWKMYIDGTSNSRGTGVEVVPLTPSGVLHESSLSINFPASNNEAEYEVLISGLKMAEALGIEELMVYNDSQLVVNQLSEEYKARDDRMRTYLSSAVRLIKNFKVIRVEHISREQNIHADALAGLVSACSSSGHCSISFNSIDKPSFELEVLNQEVLNIELGLSWMDEIIGYLRDDILPPDKKDAQRLRNKADLFWLNPNGKLYRRSFTGPYLLVAHPHQVQGIIEELRTGDNGCHSGGRSLAHRAISQGYWWPTMKKDSEEFVRRCRKCQMSTPIIHQPAQDLSLLTSPWPFSQWGMDIVGKLPVAMGGFKFLLTATDYFSKWVKTEPLVTIEETDVIRFVWQNIISRFGVPFTIITDNKRHFIGQKYRSLLDEYCIK, encoded by the coding sequence ATGCGTTATCTACCATTGGAAAAACTTGTCCTCACCCTCGTCTCAGCCTCTAGGAAGCTTGCTCCCTACTTCCAGTCGCACCGCATCATCGTCCTCACCGAATACCCTCTCGAATCTCTCCTTTGGAAAGCGGACCTTTCTAACCGAATCTCTCAGTGGGCTGTCGAGCTCGCGAACTATGAAATCCATTTCCAGCCTCGGacatcaatcaaagctcaagCCCTCGCCGACTTCATCGCCGAACTCACTCCAACCAACCCTCCCGCTTCGGATCCAGCTCCAAGCACCGAAGTCATActccaagcaagcccaagcacaGCATGGAAGCTTTTTCACAGAGATGTGTGGAAGATGTACATCGATGGCACCTCAAACAGTCGAGGCACAGGAGTCGAAGTCGTCCCCCTCACCCCTTCCGGTGTTTTACACGAAAGCTCCCTCTctatcaacttcccagcctctaacaacgaggctgAATACGAGGTACTGATCTCAGGACTCAAGATGGCCGAAGCCCTGGGTATCGAAGAACTTATGGTTTACAACGATTCCCAATTAGTAGTCAACCAGCTCTCTGAGGAATACAAAGCTCGGGATGATCGAATGCGTACCTACCTTAGCTCTGCCGTCCGACTCATCAAGAATTTCAAAGTTATCCGAGTCGAACATATCTCTAGGGAACAGAATATCCATGCCGACGCCCTTGCAGGGCTCGTTTCGGCTTGCTCCTCCTCGGGACACTGTTCTATTTCcttcaattccattgacaagcccagtttcgaGCTAGAAGTATTGAACCAAGAGGTACTTAACATAGAGCTCGGCCTGAGCTGGATGGACGAAATCATTGGTTACCTGCGAGATGACATCCTTCCTCCCGACAAGAAGGACGCTCAGCGACTCCGCAATAAAGCCGATCTCTTTTGGCTCAATCCGAACGGTAAGCTCTACCGAAGGTCCTTCACCGGCCCGTATCTACTGGTTGCGCACCCCCACCAAGTACAaggcatcatcgaagagcttcGCACCGGGGATAACGGTTGCCACTCCGGTGGACGGTCCCTCGCTCACCGAGCCATTTCCCAGGGCTATTGGTGGccaacaatgaagaaggattctgaagaattCGTCAGGCGTTGTAGGAAATGCCAGATGTCCACCCCTATCATCCACCAGCCAGCTCAAGACCTTAGCCTTCTCACCAGCCCTTGGCCTTTCTctcaatggggcatggatatcgtcggTAAGCTCCCCGTTGCTATgggaggattcaagttcctcttaaccGCCACcgactatttctcaaaatgggtcaAAACCGAACCCTTGGTaactattgaagaaacagacgtcattcGTTTCGTTTGGCAAAATATCATTTCGCGCTTCGGTGTCCCCTTCACCATCATCACGGACAACAAACGACATTTTATTGGCCAGAAATACCGATCCCTATTAGACGAGTACTGCATCAAATGa